From the Tenacibaculum dicentrarchi genome, the window AAAAAACAGGTTTAAAAAATGCCACACCTGCGCAAATATTACAAAGCATACTTTCTGAAAAATGGACGCTTGAAGCCGATGATAAAGACATGATTGTTATGCAACATAAATTTGGATATAAGCTTGATAATCAAAAACATCAGATAGAAAGCAGTATGGTTATTAAAGGTGATGACCAAACGTATACTGCAATGGCAAAAACCGTAGGATTACCTGTAGCAATGGCTACTTTACATATTTTAAACGGTAATATTACAAACCCTGGTGTACAATTACCGATTAAAAAAGAAGTCTACGAACCTATTTTAAAAGAACTAGAAGAGTACGGAATTATATTCGTAGAAAAAGACGTTCCTTATTTAGGCTATAATCCTGAAACTATAAAAGGATAAAATTTTAGCACTATTTAACTACATTTTTATACAAAAGACATCCGTAAAATGGTGTCTTTTTTTTTGGCAGATAAAACACTTAAAAATTAATTAAATGACCTTATATTTACACTTTTTAATCCCCTAAATTAATACGTAATGAAATTAAAAATAGCACTATCTTTTATCATTTTTTCAAGCTTCTATGCAACTTCTCAAAATTTTTTTATCGTCAAAAATAACAACCTTTACGGAGTTGTTAATAATAAAGGAATAGAAATTGCTGCCCCAAAATACAATAGTATCGAACCTTATAATGCCGTAAGAAAAGGGTGGGCTAAGGTAAATCTTAAAAATAAAGTAGGGTTTATTGATAAACTTGGAAATGAAGTTGTAGAAGCTGTTTATGATTCTATTGGTAATTTTGGAATGTTTCAAAAAAAATGGGCACTTATAAAAGAAAATAATCGATTAGGTTTTATTGACAACAAGGGGCAAAAAGTAATAAACACCAAGTTTGACAAAGTATATGATTTTGACTTATACAAAAAAGGCTGGGCTTTAGTAAAAATTAAAGATAAATTTGGTTTTATCAATAAAAAAGGGAACACTATTGTTAAAATAAAATACACCGAAATTGACGCATTTGACACCTATAAAAAAGGCTGGGCTAAAGTTTGTGTTAACAAAGTAAAATATGGTTTTATTGATACCTCAGGTAAAGAAATAATTCCTGCTATTTATGATAATATTGATGCCTTTTTTAAAACAAAAGACAGTAAAGAAACCGAAGAATAAAACACGATACTCTTTTATAAAAAAATCATGTTACCATAAAAGTAACATGATTTTTTTTGTTTATGATTTTATCAAAAAAAACTTTTAAAAAATAACTTATCTTCTTTAAAATTAGATAAACGTCATGCTGAATTAAGTTCAGCATCGTATCAACAAGGAAAACTACGGCAAATCAGGATGCGAACCTGAACTGAATTCAGGTTGACGGATTCGATTCTTTATTTTTCTGTTATATTTTTTTTAAGATGAAATGCAAACAGGTTTTAAACCTTCAAAAACCCTTCAATTAAATTCGGTTTTTGCGTTGTTTTTGGTACTTCAAAATCGAAATATTTATATAAAGGTATTTCAAATCCTTTGTAATTTAAGTAATTATTTAACGCCGTATTTAATCCTTGACTGTACAAATGATGCTCCGCCCCTGTTGGATCTTCATGATATAAATCATTTTCTGCAAATCCTTTAAATTTAGGACCTGTAATTTTAATTTCAAAAGCATCAGGATTTTTTCCCACAGGACTATGACTTGTACACGCAAACTGATGCCAAAAAGCAGATTGAATACAATTATTTTGAAATAACTGACGTACAACTTCTAGCGAATCAATAGTTTCTTGATCCGTTTCAGTAGGAAAACCAAACATTAAATAAGCATGAACCATAATATTCTCATCTGAAAAAGCTTTGGTAACTCGTGCCACTTGCCCAATATCTACACCTTTTTTCATTCTAGCAAGTAATCTATCAGATGCCACTTCTAAACCTCCTGTTACAGCAATACATCCCGATTTTGATAATAAAGCACAAAGCTCAGGCGTAAAGGTTTTTTCAAAACGAATATTTGTCCACCATGTAATAAATATTTTTCGTTCTAGTAATTTATTAGCTAAAGCTCTTAACATTTTTGGCGGTGCTGCTTCATCTACAAAATGAAATCCTGTAACACCTGTTTCTGATATTATTTTTTCAATTTTATTAACCAAATCATCAGCTGTGGTGTTTTCATAATTACTGATATAATCTAATGTAACATCACAAAAAGAACATTGTTTCCAATAGCATCCGTGGGAAATGGTGAGTTTATTCCACTTTCCGTCTGACCACATTCTGTGCATCGGATTCATTACATCTAAAAAAGATAAATATTTATTAGTCGGCAAGCCGATATAACTCGGCGCAGGTAAGTTTTTATGATGAAATATTGTATTCGGAATTTTATTTGCATAAATAACCTTATTATTTCTACAGATATAAGTTCTTTCTAAAGCTTCCTCTCCTATTTTTCCATCTAAAAATTCGGTAATTCTTAACAATGGAGCTTCACCATCATCTAAGGTAATAAAATCTACAAAATTAAAAATTCTGGGGTCAGATAAACGTCTTAATTCAGTATTACAATAACCGCCACCCATGGCTATTTTTATCTTTGGATATTGTTGTTTTATAAATTGAGCACATCGCAAAGCGGAAAATAAATTCCCTGGAAATGGCACAGTAAAACAAATTAAATCATACGATTTTTCGGTTATTTCTGATGTTATTTGTTCCTTTATTTTTTCATCTAAAAGATACAACATTTCATCTTCAATTAAAGTAGTTTCATATTGAAGAAATTCATCAATAGTATCAAAACTAGAAGCCGATCGCCCTAATTGTTCGGCATAACGTGTAAAAGAAAAAAACTCATCGACATTGGCATTTATAAAATCGCCCAATTCTTCTACAAATAAAGTTGCAATATGTTTGGCTTTATCTAAAATTCCTAATTTCCCAAATTCGGTAGTTAAATTTTTAGCTAATTTAATACGTCTATGTCCGTGAGGTAAAAAATCTTTATGTACTATTTGATACGCCGCCGTAACTTCTTGCGCTCTCAAATAATTCATCACAAAATCTACTTTATCTATATAATTTTCTTGCTGATTTCCTACCAACGGAAAATCATTATTCCCAAGCATTTCAGCCTGTTTGAAAATAGCGTCTATAAATTCTTTGGTAAACACAGCGGTAAAAAGCTCGATGCTTAAATCCATCTGCGTAGCATTTACATCTTTAGAATTTAAAAATCCTTTGATGTATGCTGTTGCCGGATATGCCGTATTTAATTGCGTAAAAGGTGGTGTAATTAAAAGTGTATTAATCGCCATAAATATAAATGAACCGCAAAGATACCATCTGATTTATGAAAAAATTGTAAAATTAGGCTTGGTTTTTAAAATTAATAACCAAAAAAAATTATGTTATAAATGTTACATATTTATCTAAAAATATGGATTAAATTTGTTTAAAAATTTACTTCTCGATGGAAGATATGCTATTTTACGACCGATTGCAATTTGCATTTACAATCACGTTTCATTATATATTCCCACAATTAACCATGGGATTATCCTTATTAATCGTGTATTTTAAGTGGAAATACTTAAAAAATAATATTGAAAAATATAATAATTCAGCAAAATTTTTAATGAAAATATTTGCTGTGAATTTTACCATGGGCGTTGTTACAGGAATCCCGATGGAATTTCAATTTGGTACTAACTGGGCAAAATTTTCAGAATTAACAGGCGGAATTATCGGGCAAACCTTGGCGATGGAAGGCATGTTTTCGTTCTTTTTAGAGTCTTCCTTTTTAGTACTTTTTATTTTTGGTGAAAAATTAATGGGGCAAAAACTCCATCTTTTAACGGCTTTTTTAGTCTTTTTAGGTTCTTGGGCAAGTGGCTGGTTTATTTTAGCTACCAACGCTTGGATGCAACATCCCGTAGGACATGAAGTTTTAGCAAATGGAAAATTCGTCCTAGAAAATTTTGGCGATTTATTTACAAATCCGTGGTTGTTACCCGCTTTTTTACACAATCAAGTTGCCTCGGTTACTACTTCTGCTTTTGTGGTAGCAAGTATTGGTGCTTTTTATATTTTGAGAAATAAAAACCTAGAATACGGTAAATTACTTTTAAAAACAGGCGTTATTTTTGGGTTTATTGCCAGTTTATTATTGGCATTCCCTACGGGAGATTTAAACGCCAAAAATGTAGCAAAATATCAACCTGCATCTTTTGCGGCGATGGAAGGAATTTTTGAAACCGAAGAAGCTGGTGCCGAAATTGTGTTAATCGGGCAACCAAATATGGTAGAAAAAAAACTAGATAATAAAATTGCAGTTCCTAATATTTTAAGCTTTTTAACCTATCAAGAATGGGATAAACAAGTGCCTGGAATGGATCAGTTTAAAAAAGAGGAATTACCAGATAATGTTCCTGCACTTTATTATTCGTATCATATTATGGTTGGTTTAGGAACAATTTTTATCGGAATTATGGGATTGGCAGTTTTCTTTCTATATCGAAAAAAACTATACACTTTTAAACCATTATTATGGACAATAATGTTTTTAGTTCCGTTTCCTTATATCGCTAATATTACAGGTTGGTACACTGCCGAATTAGGAAGACAACCTTATTTAGTGTACGGATTATTGAAAACAAGTGACGGAATATCGCCAACGGTTTCATCAGGAAATACCTTATTTACCCTTTTAGGATTTGTAGCCTTATATATGTTACTCGGCGCATTATTTTTACTATTGGTAGGAAAAACAATTCATCAAGGACCTAAACATCAAACACATTAATTATGGAAGTATTTTGGTTTATTATTATCGCAATTGTTTTGACTGTATTTTTTATTTTAGATGGTTATGATTTTGGTACAGGAATCATTCATTTATTTATGGCAAAAAAAGAGAAAGATAAAGAAGTTATTGCTAAATCAGCAGGGTTATTTTGGGACTCTAACGAAGTTTGGCTAGTTGCCGCAGGCGGTATGCTTTTTATGGCATTTCCTACATTTTACGCATCGGTTTTTAGTGGTTTTTATCTGCCTTTAATTATTGTTTTATGGCTGATTATTTTCAGAGCGATTGGACTAGAATTTAGATCGCAATTTAACTTTCAAATGTGGAAAGATATCTGGGATACTTCTTTTGGCGTATCGAGTTTATTACTTGCCTTATTCTTCGGAATTGCCTTAGGAAATGTAATTAGAGGAGTTAATTTAGGCAGTGTTGAAAACGGAATTTCTGCCTATGAAGCTCATTATTTTTTCTTACCTCTTTGGAATAACAGCTTTAGTCCACTAGCTGAAAACCCTGGTGTTATTGATTGGTTTACCCTTGTTATCGGAATTATTGCGGTGGTTACTTTGGCAATTCACGGTGCAAATTGGATTGTTTTAAAAACTAATTCATCTATTAATGAAAAATTAAAGAAAACCGTTTTTAAATTAAATATTTTACTAATTGGTTTAACTATATTTTCATTAATTATCTGGCAAATTGTAAACCCTAACTCCTTGAATAATTTTATTGAAAATCCTTTTTTATTGGTATTTCCGCTTATTTATATTTCAGGGTTAGTTGGCTTATTTTTTGTTGAAAAACTGAACAAAGAAATCTATGCGTTTACTTTTTCTACCTTACTGATTTTAGGAGGAATAACTTCCTCTTTAGCATCACTATTTCCTGTAATTTTACCCTCAACAAATACCGTAAACGACTCTTTAACAATATACAACACCACTACCACTGCCTACGGATTATCGGTAGCAACTTATTGGGGTGTGGTTGGTTTTATCTTACTTTTTGTATATATGATTGTGCAAAAAAAGATTATGGGCGGAAAAATAGACAATATGGATTACGGACATTAACTAGCTAACAACATAAAAAAACAGTATGACCGCTACTTTAATTTCGCTAATTAGTATTTTAATAGGAATATTGGGAGCAAATAGTATGGGGAAATTAGTTAAAAAATACTCCTTCGGACTTACAGGAAATACCATCGCTGGAGTTTTTGGGAGTGTTTTTTTTATTAAATCTTTCGGACGATTAGGTTTTAGCCCTAAATTTATAGTTCAAGTTGAACACATTAATTACGCCTTATTTTTGCTAAATAGCCTCGTTTCTTTTTTAGGTGGCGCAGTGGCTGTTTTTTTAATTTATCAACTAAAAAATAAACTCGGTAAGAAAAAATAGTAATAGGGTACAAATGCCTAGCCCCGATTGTAGCAATTATTTGAGCTCCTTTTTATTTTTCTTAAAAAAAATAAAAAGAGCGAGTGCGGAAAGCGGGAAATTGCTTCAATTAAAAAATAAATATAACTTGATTATCAGCCTATTTCCTACTATTATTGCATTGTTAAATACGATTAATTTAAAATTTTTTCAATACAATTTACTATAAATCAATAAACAACGATGAAAAAGTCAATTTTACTTAATTTTTCTTTCTTATTTTTACTATTTCAGATTAGTATTAATACTGCTCAAGAAAATTTTAAAACTCCTTACGGAAACAATAAAAAAGCAGGGGAATTCGTAAAAATAAATGGTACAAAAATTTATTATGAAACCTATGGAAAAGGCGAACCTTTGCTGATAATTCATAGTTGTGGTACCGATATTAAGGCGATGGAATATCAAATTGATTATTTTAAAAGATATTACAGAGTCATTACTGCAGATAGTCGCGGGCAAGGAAAATCGAAGTTAAAAACGAAAAAATTAACATACGATTTAATGGCTGAAGATTGGGAAGAATTGGCAAAACATTTAAAATTAGACACCGTAAATATTCTTGGCTGGAGCGATGGTGGAATTATTGGTTTAAAAATGGGAATCCGCAATAAAATTAAAATCAAAAAAATAGTAACCATGGGTGTAAATTTAAGACTAGACCCTACTGCTGTTAATAAATGGGCTATTCAACAGGTAATTGATATGCACTCTCAATCCATAAAAATGCTGAAAAAAGGCGATACTTCTAAAGATTGGGAAAAAGAATTACAATTAGATCGTTTGTTGTTAAACCAGCCAAATATAAGCCATGCCGATTTGAAAAAAGTTACCGCTGAAGTTCTAGTAACTATTGGCGATAGAGATATTATTAAAAATGAACATGCCGTAGAAATTTTTAATAATTTACCCAAAGCACAATTGTGTATTATGCCAGGTGCAAACCATGGAATACCTCGTAATAATGCCACATTTTTTAATGAAATAGCTTTCAAATTTTTAAACAATACCTTTGATTATTCGATGGATAAATAAAATAAAACAGGCTGTATTTATAAAAAATATAGCCTGTTTTTCTTACATTTTCAAATAAAAATCTTTGGTAAGCTTTATATAAGCATCGGTATATTGATGTCTTTGTTTTTCTATAATTAATTCTTCTTTCTCAATTTTTATCGCTTTACTTTCCTGCTTATTATCTTCTTTTATTTCATCCGAAGAAAAAGAAAATGCTAATAAACTTCTTTTTATTTCTGAATTTTCAGTTCCTTTTACTCGGCATACTTTTTTCAAAAATAACCTGTATTTTTTTGCTAAATCGATAAAATTAGCTTCTTCTTTAAAAGGAATAATCACCGAAAAAACACCTCTTTTTGATAAAATTTGCGCAACGCCTTTTAGTAATTCTTCAAAAGATAATGAAGATGTAAAACGGGCTTTATTACGAGCTTCATTTTGAGTTTCAAAAGTATCGGTATAAAATGGCGGATTAGAAACAATTACATCGTAAAACTCTTGTTCTTCGGCTATTTCTTGAGCAAAATCGGCAAAAGAAGTATTGTAGCAAAACAAGCGATCGCCCCAAGGTGATTGCTCAAAATTAGCCACAGTTTGCTCGTAAGCATCGGCATCAATTTCAACGGCATCGATGGTCATGGCATCGCTTCGTTGTGCCAACATTAAGCCTATAACTCCTGTACCAGAACCGATGTCTAAAATGGTATCTGGGTATTCTGGTAATAAAGACCAAGCTCCTAATAAAACACCATCTGTGCCAATTTTCATGGCGGTTTTATCTTGATATACTGAAAATTCTTTAAATTTAAATGGCTTCATTTATAGTATTTTTTCGAGGAAATTATCGGCATTAAAAAATAAGTACAAAACTATAATAAGTACTACGATTAGAAACAATCCTTTTTTTGATTCTGTTCTTTTGCGACTTCCAAAACGTCTTTTAAATTCCATTTTTTTATCTTTTAAATTAATTATGCCAACGTTTTTGTTGCTCGAAGCATTTCTCTTTTCCCTGGAGGTCCTGCCAAGCGTTCTACGGTAAAACCAACGGCTTGCATAGCACGACGCACGCTTCCTTTTGCACAATAGGTTACTAAAACTCCATTTTCATTTAAGGCTTCAAACATTTTTTCAAAAATTGCTTCTGTCCATAAATCGGGCTGATGTTCGGCAGCAAAAGCATCAAAATATATCAAATCAAATGCTTCTTTATCATCAATATCTTTAAAAAATTGCTGGCGTTTTGTTAAGCTAAATGTTGGGGTAATCTCGTGTTTTTTATCCCAAGAAAAATCGTGCATTTTATCAAAAACAGCCTGATATTTTTCAGCTTTTAATTCGGCTACATAATTTAATTTGGCTACTTCTTGAGCTACCACAGGATAGGCTTCTACACCTACATAATTTATTTTTCTTGAATTTTCTAAAAAAGTAATAAAACTATTTAATCCTGTTCCAAAACCTATTTCTAAAATTGAAATTGCTGGTTTTGTTTGCAATGCTAATCCGTTTTTTATAAAAACATGATATGCCTCTTGTATAGCGCCGTGTTTTGAATGATATTGCTCATCCCAATCTGGCAAATAGATAGTTGTAGAACCATCCGACGTAATAATTATTTCTCTTTTGATAATAAAAAATTTATTTTATGAATATTTCTAATTACTGTAATAAAATAGGTCATCCAAAGATATGTTATTTTTAATAATGTCATTTCGGTTTGTTGTTAAATGACATAGTATTTTCGTATTTTTGCTGTATAAACACATACCTTTTATGAAATCTAATATTCGCGTTGAACTTGTAGAGAAATCAAAAATTGACACCGTAGACTTTAACAATTTAACATTTGGTAGTATTTTTTCCGACCATATGTTTGTTTGCGATTATATTGACGGAAAATGGAGCAATCCAACCGTTCAACCTTATGCAGAAATATCATTAAATCCTTCTTCGAAAATATTTCATTATGGGCAGTCTATTTTTGAAGGAATGAAAGCCTATAAAGATGCTGATAATAATACCTTATTATTTCGTCCTTTAGATAACTGCAGACGTTTAAACAAATCGGCTGAACGCTTAGTAATTCCTCAAATTCCTGAAGAGTTATTTATGGCTGGTTTAGAAAAATTATTAGAAATTGACGATCAATGGATTCCTACAAAAGACGGAAGTTCATTATATATTCGTCCTTTTATATTTGCTTCTGGTGAAGGTTTTCATGCCTCACCTGCGGATGCCTATAAATTGATTATTTGTACCGCGCCTTCTGGTGCTTATTTTGCTGGAGATATTAAGGTTTTAATTGAAGAAAAATACGCACGTGCTGCTAACGGTGGTGTTGGTTTTGCTAAAGCTGGTGGAAATTATGCTGCACAGTTTTATCCTACAAAATTAGCGACTGATAGAGGTTATCAGCAAGTTATTTGGACCGATGATAATACGCATGAATATATTGAGGAAGCTGGTGCGATGAATATTTTTATCCGAATTAACGATACCTTAATTACAAGCCCAACAAGCGATAGAATTTTAGACGGAATTACTCGTAAAAGTATTTTACAAATTGTGGAAGATCAAAAAATTTCGGTTGAAGTTCGTCAAATTACCGTAAATGAAGTGGTTGAAGCGGCTAAAAATGGTTCTTTAAAAGAAATGTTTGGTGCAGGAACAGCGGCAGTTATTTCTCCAATTAATGGTTTTGGATATAAAAATGAAGATTATGACCTTCCAAAAATTGAAAACGGATATGCTACTCGTTTAAAAAAATACATTACCGATATACAAACAAATAAGGTAGAAGACCCTTACGGTTGGAGCGTTAAACTTTAATAAAATACATTTTTATACAAAGCATCAGGTTTTTACTTGATGCTTTTTTTATTTCATTCTTAAATAAGCTGTTATTTGAGTTCAAAATCAGAAAAAAGATTTTAAATTTACTGAAAAATTACTGGGAAAAAATGAAAAATACCCTTCCAATATTATTGTCAATTATAGTAGGTATTGCCTTGTCTTTACTTTGTTTAAATACTTTTTTAAAACCTACTACAAAAAAAAATATTTCCAAAAAAACCAAGGAAATTAAGGAAATAAAAGGCGTTGAAAAAACAATAAACGTTAAAAATGAAGCCATAAATACTAACGTAATGCAAAACAGTTACAGCAACTGGAAAGCATATATGAAGGAAAATATTGACTTAATGGCAACCTTTACCCCGATTGATAATCAAGGCGAAGAAATAACTAAAGACCTGTTTTTAACTTTACTACGAACAGGGAATTATGTTGTTATTAAATCTGACAAAGAAGGACTTTTTCAATATGAATTAACGGAAATAAAGAAACCTGTTAATCAAAAAATAAAGAAAGCTATGATTAGTAAAGCTGGTATGGCGCATCAATATTTTAAAATGGAAGGTCAGAAATTACCAAATTATGATTTTGTTGATTTAGACGGAAAATCACACAATAAAGAAGTGCGTACAGGTAAAATAACTGTTTTAAAATCGTGGTTTATTAACTGTAAAGTATGTGTCGAAGAATTTCCTCAGCTAAATACCTTAGTTGACACTTACAAAAGTGATGATGTGCAGTTTATCAGTTTGGCTTTTAATGAAAAGGAAAAATTAAAGAAATTCTTAAAAACAAAGTCTTTTAAGTATGTTACTGTACCCGACCAAAAAAAATACCTATCTAAGCATTTAAAAGTAAAACAATACCCAACACATATTATTATAAATTCAGAGGGTGTTATTATTAAAATGGTTAACAATGTAAATACTTTAACGACAGAGTTAGAACGTATTTTAGAGTAAAAAAAAACTATTTATACAAAATGAAGCCTCATATTTAATGAGGCTTTTTTTAAGCTTCTAAAATTGCTTTTATATTGGGTTTAAAATAATTTACTCCTTTTAAAACCTTACCATCTTCACGGTAAATTGGCTTGCCATTTTCATCTAATTTACTCATGTTACTACGCTGAATTTCATTGAATACTGCTTCAATTTTATCCTGCATTCCATGTTCAATAATTGTTCCACATAAAATATATAACATATCGCCAAGAGCATCGGCAACCTCAACTAAATCGTTATTTTTAGCTGCTTCTAAATACTCCTGATTTTCTTCTTTCATCAACTCAAAACGCAAGTTTTTTCTATCCTCAGTAATCGCAACCGTTGGTTTGTTTTGAATATTTACTTTAAATGCTTCGTGAAATTTTTGTACTGCTTTTATTTTATCCTTCATTTTTAGCTGATTTATTAAGCTGTTTTTGTTTTTATCCGATTAATTATATTTTAAATAGATACAATTACCAATTTGGCTATCTTCATTATAAAATCATTCTTTAACTTTGCCGAAAATACAATTTATGTTTATTCCTTTTGCCACCATAGAATTTACCACAGGTAGAATCATTTTTTCAAGCTTATTTGTGCTCGTTTTTGTTATCGCTATGTGTTATAGCTATATAAAAGATGCTAAAAATAATAAAAAACATTATAAAAATACCGCTTTATTTGTAGCGATAGGTATTGTTACAGCTATTGCCTTTTTATTACTTTCAAAATATTTAATTAACCGTTAAATTATTTTTTATCGATTTTATTTAATTTCTTAGGATAAAAAAATTACAACAGAAAAATATAAAATCGCATCCGTCAACCTGAATTTAGTCTTTATTTAATTTTTAAACAGGCTCTAAATTATTTTTATAAATATGGATTCATTAACACAAATTATATTAGGTGCCGCTGTTGGCGAAGCAGTTTTAGGAAAAAAGATTGGAAACAGGGCGATGTTTTACGGAGCAATTGCGGGTACAATTCCTGATTTAGATGTACTAGCTTCACTTTTTACCGATAAAGTTACCGCACTTTATTTGCATCGTGGTTTTACACATTCTATTGTATTTTCGGTTATTTTTGCCCCTATTTTTGCATGGATTGTAACCCGTTACGAAAAACATAAAAATATTAAAGATTGGGCGTGGCTTTTCTTTTTAGGATTTATAACCCATCCTATTTTAGATGCTCACACCACTTGGGGAACACAGTTATTTTGGCCTTTTGATATTCGCCTGGCCTTTAAAACTATTT encodes:
- a CDS encoding nucleoside triphosphate pyrophosphohydrolase family protein; the protein is MKDKIKAVQKFHEAFKVNIQNKPTVAITEDRKNLRFELMKEENQEYLEAAKNNDLVEVADALGDMLYILCGTIIEHGMQDKIEAVFNEIQRSNMSKLDENGKPIYREDGKVLKGVNYFKPNIKAILEA